In Paenibacillus sp. FSL M7-0420, a single genomic region encodes these proteins:
- a CDS encoding BMP family ABC transporter substrate-binding protein, translating to MKQRGQAFKFSVITMFLLAMVLTGCAKNNTASNTGAAATTEPSAASTPAGSEAAATTEPAAKKPTVAFVYIGPPGDGGYTYQHDQGRLYMEKELGIKADFVENVPESADAERIITELAQNHDIVFTTSFGYMDFTLNVAGKFPNVKFMHASGYKTAENMGTYFGKNYQASYLSGIAAGKMTKKNHLGYVGAFPISEVIYNLNAFTLGAQSVNPAVKVDVVWTNTWYDPATERQAAISLLDKGADVLLAYQDSPATLQAAAERGAFAGGNDSDMSKYAPDNYLTNPVWNWGPYYVKAVQSVMDGTWKSEQYSGDMADGMVELAPFGNKVPEDVKKLVEDAKAKIISGGLEVFTGPISDNKGNVTVKDGQKLTLEEVLGMNWLVKGVEGTIPQ from the coding sequence ATGAAACAAAGGGGTCAGGCATTCAAATTTAGTGTTATTACGATGTTCCTGCTGGCGATGGTTCTGACGGGGTGCGCAAAGAATAATACAGCATCTAATACGGGTGCAGCAGCAACGACAGAGCCTTCGGCGGCAAGTACACCAGCAGGCAGCGAGGCGGCGGCAACCACTGAGCCGGCAGCGAAGAAGCCGACGGTTGCTTTTGTCTATATCGGGCCTCCGGGTGACGGCGGGTATACGTATCAGCATGATCAGGGCCGCCTGTATATGGAGAAGGAGCTTGGAATCAAGGCAGATTTCGTGGAAAATGTACCGGAAAGCGCCGATGCCGAGCGGATCATCACAGAGCTTGCGCAGAACCATGACATCGTGTTCACCACAAGCTTCGGCTATATGGATTTCACCTTGAACGTGGCCGGCAAATTCCCTAACGTGAAGTTCATGCATGCCTCCGGCTACAAGACAGCCGAGAACATGGGAACCTACTTCGGCAAAAACTATCAGGCAAGCTATCTGTCGGGGATCGCGGCAGGCAAAATGACAAAGAAAAACCATCTCGGCTATGTGGGAGCCTTCCCGATCAGCGAGGTGATCTATAATCTGAACGCCTTCACGCTGGGCGCGCAGAGCGTCAACCCGGCGGTTAAGGTGGATGTGGTCTGGACGAATACCTGGTATGACCCTGCCACGGAACGTCAGGCGGCCATCAGCCTGCTCGACAAAGGTGCGGATGTTCTGCTGGCGTATCAGGATTCACCGGCTACCCTTCAGGCTGCGGCGGAACGGGGAGCTTTTGCCGGGGGAAATGACTCGGATATGAGCAAGTATGCACCGGACAACTATTTAACCAACCCTGTATGGAACTGGGGTCCTTATTATGTAAAAGCTGTACAGTCTGTGATGGACGGAACCTGGAAAAGCGAGCAGTATTCCGGCGATATGGCCGACGGCATGGTGGAGCTGGCGCCATTCGGTAACAAGGTTCCCGAGGATGTGAAGAAGCTGGTGGAGGACGCTAAGGCCAAGATTATCAGCGGCGGGCTGGAGGTCTTCACCGGACCGATCTCGGACAACAAGGGCAATGTAACTGTTAAGGACGGCCAGAAGCTGACCCTTGAAGAGGTGCTTGGCATGAACTGGCTGGTCAAGGGTGTCGAGGGCACGATTCCGCAATAA
- a CDS encoding ABC transporter permease, with amino-acid sequence MAGRSGRWYSLRLEYDSSRTRSPWWTPILSVVLALLLCAVFIAANGMSPLVVYEKMFRGAFGTSYGFTETMVKAIPLLLCGLGIAVAYRISVWNIGAEGQLTVGAMAATAVTIYFPDLSSFWSITLMLVFGTAAGALWGLMTAVPRTHFGVNELITSLMLNYVALLALDYVVFGPWKDPKGFNFPGSPMFTAAQSLPVLGSTRLHIGLVFGLVAVLVYYLMIRFTRWGYELRLIGANPTAARYAGIHIKKHIIIVMLISGGLAGIAGMAEVSGVTHKLMQGISPGYGYTAIIVAWLAKLNPLGLIVTSVLFGGLIVGGYSVQTIGLPSSISEMLQGAILFFLIAGDMIHRFRIRRSA; translated from the coding sequence ATGGCGGGGCGTAGCGGGAGGTGGTACTCCCTCAGGCTGGAATATGATTCAAGCCGTACCCGTTCACCGTGGTGGACGCCTATCCTGTCCGTTGTTCTGGCGCTCTTGCTCTGTGCCGTATTCATTGCTGCTAATGGAATGAGCCCGCTGGTCGTCTATGAGAAAATGTTTCGGGGAGCCTTCGGCACCTCCTACGGCTTCACAGAAACCATGGTCAAGGCTATTCCGCTGCTGCTCTGCGGGCTAGGCATTGCAGTAGCTTACCGGATCTCCGTGTGGAATATCGGGGCAGAGGGTCAGTTGACAGTAGGCGCTATGGCGGCTACTGCGGTAACAATCTATTTCCCCGATCTGTCTTCCTTCTGGTCGATTACGCTGATGCTGGTTTTCGGTACAGCAGCCGGAGCCTTGTGGGGCCTGATGACGGCGGTGCCGCGAACCCACTTCGGTGTCAATGAGCTGATTACCTCGCTGATGCTGAACTACGTGGCCTTGCTGGCTCTGGATTATGTAGTATTCGGCCCCTGGAAGGACCCGAAGGGGTTCAACTTCCCGGGTTCGCCGATGTTCACGGCCGCCCAGTCCCTGCCGGTGCTTGGCAGTACCCGGCTGCACATCGGGCTGGTCTTCGGCCTCGTGGCTGTGCTGGTCTATTATCTGATGATCCGGTTCACCCGCTGGGGCTATGAGCTGCGTCTGATCGGCGCCAATCCCACAGCAGCCCGTTATGCAGGCATCCATATCAAGAAGCATATTATCATCGTCATGCTGATCAGCGGCGGTCTTGCCGGGATTGCCGGCATGGCTGAAGTGTCGGGGGTTACGCATAAGCTGATGCAGGGGATCTCTCCGGGCTATGGCTATACAGCGATCATCGTAGCCTGGCTTGCCAAGCTGAACCCGCTGGGTCTGATTGTGACTTCGGTTCTGTTCGGCGGCCTGATTGTAGGCGGCTATAGTGTTCAGACGATCGGACTGCCTTCGTCCATATCGGAAATGCTGCAGGGCGCGATCCTGTTCTTCCTGATTGCCGGCGATATGATTCACCGGTTCCGCATCCGCCGGAGCGCGTAA
- the ggt gene encoding gamma-glutamyltransferase, translating into MSRGPVTGTKTMVVSPHYLASAAGAQVLAKGGNAYDAAVAVSAALAVVYPHMTGLGGDAFWLGYSASEGRVRAYNGSGRSGYAVRRDCYAGEEAIPRRGVRSAITVPGMADSWSAVQREYGRLTLAEVLEPAIGYSAGGFPLSPDQHGGSVLAGAALSSEAAAVYLPGGRIPAAGERFVQRQLAGTLRALAAGGRDAFYKGSIAEEISDYMQASGGYLTRDDFADHQGSWEEPLQTEYHGHTVYQVPPNSQGFTALMALNILEHYNFAEIRHGSYEYYHLLVEALKLSFRDRDQVLTDPSFSSIPLDRLLSKPYAAQLAAAISPRKSLALSSEPVGRDTAYAAVVDEEGNAVSFIQSLYFEFGSGVAAGNTGILLQNRGSFFSLDPAHVNTLEPHKRTFHTLMPAMACRDGKPAYLYGTQGGEGQPQTQTLLLTRMLHYGMDPQTAVSEPRFVWGRTWGEPTQELRIENRVAEEVRAELAEAGHLVREAQSYDGVMGHAHAISIDGNGYRSGGTDPRSDGAAIGW; encoded by the coding sequence ATGAGCAGAGGACCGGTGACCGGAACGAAAACGATGGTGGTCAGCCCGCACTATCTGGCCTCGGCAGCGGGCGCGCAAGTTCTGGCTAAAGGCGGCAACGCCTATGATGCGGCCGTTGCAGTCAGCGCGGCGCTGGCTGTGGTCTACCCGCATATGACCGGGCTCGGCGGCGACGCCTTCTGGCTGGGGTACAGCGCCAGTGAAGGACGCGTGCGGGCCTACAACGGCAGCGGACGCTCGGGCTACGCCGTCCGCCGGGACTGCTATGCCGGGGAGGAGGCCATTCCCCGGCGGGGTGTGCGCAGCGCCATTACGGTACCCGGAATGGCGGATAGCTGGTCAGCCGTCCAGCGGGAGTATGGACGGCTGACCCTGGCCGAGGTGCTGGAGCCGGCTATCGGCTACAGTGCCGGGGGCTTTCCGCTGTCGCCGGATCAGCATGGCGGCAGCGTGCTGGCCGGAGCCGCGCTGTCGTCTGAAGCGGCGGCGGTGTATCTTCCCGGCGGCCGGATACCGGCGGCGGGAGAGCGGTTTGTGCAGCGGCAGCTGGCCGGGACGCTGCGGGCGCTTGCGGCGGGAGGCCGGGATGCTTTTTATAAAGGGAGCATTGCGGAAGAGATCAGTGATTACATGCAGGCTTCCGGCGGGTACCTGACCCGCGATGATTTCGCGGACCACCAGGGGAGCTGGGAGGAGCCGCTCCAGACTGAATACCATGGGCATACCGTCTATCAGGTTCCGCCGAACTCGCAGGGCTTCACAGCGCTGATGGCGCTTAATATCCTGGAGCATTATAACTTTGCGGAGATCAGGCACGGCTCCTATGAGTATTATCATCTGCTGGTGGAGGCGCTGAAGCTGAGCTTCCGTGACCGCGACCAGGTGCTCACCGATCCGTCCTTCAGCAGCATTCCGCTGGACCGCCTGCTGAGTAAGCCTTATGCGGCACAACTCGCGGCGGCGATTTCTCCCCGTAAGTCGCTTGCTCTCAGCAGCGAACCTGTTGGAAGGGATACAGCTTACGCGGCGGTGGTGGATGAAGAGGGCAACGCGGTGTCATTCATCCAGAGTCTGTATTTCGAATTCGGGTCGGGGGTGGCGGCCGGGAATACGGGAATTCTGCTCCAGAACCGCGGGTCCTTCTTCTCGCTCGATCCTGCCCATGTCAATACGCTGGAGCCGCACAAGCGCACCTTCCACACGCTGATGCCGGCGATGGCCTGCCGGGACGGGAAGCCGGCTTATCTCTATGGCACACAGGGCGGTGAAGGACAGCCGCAGACGCAGACCCTGCTGCTCACGCGCATGCTTCACTATGGGATGGACCCGCAGACTGCGGTGAGTGAACCGCGCTTCGTCTGGGGCAGAACCTGGGGGGAGCCGACTCAGGAGCTGCGGATCGAGAACCGGGTGGCGGAAGAGGTGCGGGCGGAGCTGGCGGAGGCGGGGCATCTGGTCCGTGAGGCACAGAGCTATGACGGGGTGATGGGGCACGCCCATGCGATCTCGATTGACGGTAACGGCTACCGCAGCGGGGGAACGGACCCTCGATCTGATGGAGCGGCTATCGGGTGGTAG
- a CDS encoding ABC transporter ATP-binding protein: protein MQDPSVEMRGIVKTFGAVTASDQVDFSANAGEIHALLGENGAGKSTVMSMLSGVYRADAGEILIYGKPARIRSPKDAALLGVGMVFQNFRLVQSLTAAENIVLGEKSSFWRGSRWIKRKHEEIEALGERFGLKFPVDRPIWQLSVGEQQRVEIVKTLYRGADIIILDEPTSVLTPGEAEQLFETLQVMKQAEKTVIMTTHKMKEVMASSDRISVMRKGKMIASLMTGETDELELARLMVGREVTISRQEREATAGEPLLIVRDLEVAADHGRKALDSLSLTVHEGEIVGVAGVAGNGQKELAEVLTGLRAWRTGEIRFDGSPVKTASVRGAIDSGISHVPENRMKSGLAGRLGSVDNLLFKSYRSGEHSRFGFLKAARNRSWSQELVRRFNVKTPELDTPVQQLSGGNQQKLLFAREVSHRPKLMVAVHPTQGLDVGAAAGVHELLMELRSSGSGVLLISEDLDELLQLSDRILVIYGGSIIGESDHEQADREQIGLMMAGIRSREGSAV from the coding sequence ATGCAGGACCCTTCGGTTGAAATGCGCGGGATAGTGAAGACATTCGGTGCTGTAACGGCCAGCGATCAAGTTGATTTTTCGGCAAATGCGGGGGAGATTCACGCGCTGCTCGGGGAGAACGGGGCAGGGAAAAGCACAGTCATGAGTATGCTGTCAGGAGTGTATCGGGCGGACGCCGGAGAGATTCTTATTTATGGCAAACCGGCCAGAATCCGTTCCCCGAAGGATGCGGCATTGCTTGGTGTAGGAATGGTCTTTCAGAACTTCAGACTGGTGCAGAGCCTTACAGCGGCGGAGAATATCGTGCTTGGCGAAAAGTCGTCTTTCTGGCGCGGCAGCAGGTGGATCAAACGTAAGCATGAAGAGATAGAGGCGCTTGGGGAACGCTTTGGCTTGAAATTTCCCGTCGACCGGCCGATCTGGCAGCTGTCTGTCGGCGAGCAGCAGCGCGTTGAGATTGTCAAGACGCTGTACCGGGGGGCAGACATCATCATTCTGGATGAGCCGACCTCGGTGCTGACGCCGGGGGAGGCGGAGCAGCTGTTCGAGACGCTTCAGGTGATGAAGCAGGCGGAGAAGACGGTGATCATGACTACGCATAAAATGAAGGAGGTCATGGCCTCCTCGGACCGGATCTCCGTAATGCGCAAGGGAAAAATGATTGCTTCGCTGATGACGGGCGAGACGGATGAGCTGGAGCTGGCCCGGCTTATGGTAGGCCGGGAGGTTACGATCAGCCGCCAGGAGCGCGAGGCGACGGCCGGAGAGCCGCTGCTGATCGTCCGCGATCTGGAGGTGGCTGCGGATCATGGCCGCAAGGCACTGGATTCCCTGTCACTTACTGTTCATGAAGGCGAAATTGTGGGTGTGGCCGGCGTTGCGGGCAACGGGCAGAAGGAGCTGGCGGAGGTATTGACGGGGCTTAGAGCATGGAGAACGGGCGAGATCCGGTTCGACGGCAGTCCCGTGAAAACAGCTTCGGTAAGAGGAGCGATTGATTCGGGCATCTCGCATGTGCCGGAGAACCGGATGAAGAGCGGTCTGGCCGGACGGCTGGGGTCGGTTGACAACCTGTTGTTCAAGTCTTACCGCAGCGGGGAGCATTCCCGGTTCGGCTTTCTGAAGGCGGCCAGGAACCGCTCCTGGTCGCAGGAGCTGGTCCGCCGCTTCAATGTGAAGACGCCTGAGCTGGATACTCCCGTGCAGCAATTGTCCGGCGGGAATCAGCAGAAGCTGCTGTTCGCCCGCGAGGTCAGCCACCGTCCGAAGCTGATGGTGGCCGTGCATCCGACGCAAGGGCTGGATGTCGGCGCAGCGGCAGGGGTGCATGAGCTGCTGATGGAGCTGCGCAGCTCCGGCAGCGGGGTGCTGCTGATCTCCGAGGATCTGGATGAGCTACTGCAGTTATCCGACCGTATTCTGGTGATCTATGGCGGTTCCATTATAGGCGAGAGCGATCATGAGCAGGCGGACCGGGAACAAATCGGTCTGATGATGGCCGGTATCCGGAGCAGGGAGGGAAGCGCCGTATGA
- a CDS encoding ABC transporter permease: MDFTTQLLIAAISAGTPLLLATLGGILTERAGIIQLGAEGLMLMGAVTTCIVYIRSGNLILALLAAVAITALLGMVHSFLCVTLRANQTMSGLAMTLFGSGLSAYLGKSISGIPLPGSLPKLDLEILKPVPVLGELFGRLDMLTWFSLLLVLVLHLLIHHTSWGLHLRAVGDNPATADVMGIRVQLIRYCYVTAGAALIGLAGADMVLAYAPTWNEGLTAGRGWIAVGLVIFARWNPLRALFCAYFFGALDSLGFRIQLLGSAVPSYFLKMIPYIVTILVLMYLGYRNRNKPSGTPESLGTPYIREQRF; this comes from the coding sequence ATGGATTTCACTACACAGTTATTAATCGCCGCCATCTCCGCCGGAACACCGCTGCTGCTGGCTACGCTGGGAGGCATTCTGACCGAACGGGCCGGTATTATCCAGCTTGGCGCGGAGGGTCTGATGCTTATGGGGGCAGTGACGACTTGTATCGTCTACATCCGCAGCGGGAATCTGATTCTTGCGCTGCTCGCGGCGGTAGCCATTACCGCTCTTCTGGGTATGGTTCATTCGTTCCTATGTGTCACCCTGAGGGCGAATCAGACGATGTCGGGCCTGGCGATGACGCTGTTCGGCAGCGGACTTAGCGCCTATCTCGGCAAGTCCATCAGCGGGATTCCGCTTCCCGGCAGTCTGCCCAAGCTGGATCTGGAGATACTGAAGCCGGTGCCGGTGCTCGGGGAGCTTTTTGGCAGGCTGGATATGCTGACCTGGTTCAGTCTTCTGCTCGTCCTTGTGCTGCATCTGCTGATTCACCATACCTCGTGGGGGCTGCATTTGCGGGCAGTCGGTGACAATCCGGCTACTGCGGACGTCATGGGCATTCGTGTGCAGCTGATCCGTTACTGTTATGTTACTGCCGGAGCGGCGCTGATCGGGCTGGCGGGTGCGGATATGGTGCTGGCGTATGCGCCGACCTGGAATGAAGGGCTGACCGCCGGGCGGGGCTGGATCGCCGTGGGGCTGGTGATTTTCGCCAGATGGAATCCGCTGCGCGCTCTCTTCTGCGCCTACTTCTTCGGAGCGCTTGATTCGCTGGGCTTCCGTATTCAGCTGCTGGGGAGTGCGGTGCCGTCTTATTTTCTGAAAATGATTCCTTACATCGTAACCATTCTCGTATTGATGTATCTGGGATACCGCAACCGCAACAAGCCCTCCGGTACGCCGGAATCGCTGGGAACACCTTATATCCGGGAACAGCGGTTCTAG
- a CDS encoding PucR family transcriptional regulator, with product MHLTVEEALSIYPLSEAKLIAGSKGKHRIVKSINVMDAPDISDWIKEGEMLLTTAYLIKDSPEDASALLQMLNRRGSAGLGIKLGRFWEAVPPPLIAEAEQLNFPLIELPFQFTFSDQMNGLFRAELSRSVGTLQSMMEKQRLLMRLALRSGRSRPLLDTVSEIIGYPLAVISSRGTVVFNNSGYTESELLEGWPWQSRNQRFRLSASTGYRIPLLQAGKCLGYLHYCDIDPLLLPVEESLFVQGAELISYHMHTGLEDYFEQAGHREFSGLLRRFLKDGLKYAELAQAALRLEITLLQSPFQLLLTDVAAAGEARQAELLRLKEEYSEHPVLNGLQAVHFLVEEGLVSLYPAGPHQPEEFRAMIQECFDSLKFDKGYYPQAAVSSVKLKPEELKEAFAEIKECMGMARQWGAHGNVVHYRQLELDLLLSKIPAETMERYYSGSLRGLLSREPEYVKEMLHTLEVYLENDGHVNETAKKLFIHRNTATYRIEKLSELLDVDFKKINDLMKLKLVFLFRRMLERE from the coding sequence ATGCATCTTACGGTGGAAGAAGCGTTGTCCATTTATCCTTTATCCGAAGCGAAGCTGATTGCCGGGTCCAAGGGGAAGCACAGGATTGTGAAATCGATCAATGTCATGGATGCTCCCGATATCTCGGACTGGATCAAGGAAGGGGAAATGCTGCTGACCACAGCCTATCTGATCAAGGACAGTCCGGAGGATGCTTCGGCACTGCTGCAGATGCTGAACCGGCGAGGGTCAGCGGGGCTGGGCATTAAGCTGGGCCGGTTCTGGGAGGCTGTGCCGCCGCCCTTGATTGCGGAGGCGGAGCAGCTGAATTTTCCGCTGATCGAGCTGCCATTCCAGTTCACCTTCTCCGACCAGATGAACGGCTTGTTCCGCGCGGAGCTGTCGCGCAGCGTGGGCACCCTGCAGAGCATGATGGAGAAGCAGCGGCTGCTGATGCGTCTTGCCTTGCGTTCCGGGCGCAGCCGTCCGCTGCTGGATACCGTTTCCGAGATCATCGGTTATCCGCTGGCTGTAATCAGTAGCCGCGGAACGGTAGTATTCAACAACTCGGGGTACACCGAAAGTGAGCTGCTGGAAGGCTGGCCCTGGCAGTCCCGCAATCAGCGCTTCCGGCTCAGCGCGAGCACGGGCTACCGGATTCCGCTGCTACAGGCCGGGAAATGCCTGGGTTACCTACATTATTGCGATATTGATCCTTTGCTGCTGCCCGTGGAGGAAAGTCTGTTCGTCCAGGGGGCAGAGCTGATTTCTTATCATATGCATACCGGACTGGAGGATTATTTCGAGCAGGCCGGACACCGGGAGTTCAGCGGGCTGCTGCGGCGGTTCCTGAAGGACGGGCTGAAATACGCTGAGCTGGCGCAGGCAGCGCTCCGGCTGGAGATTACGCTGCTCCAGTCCCCGTTTCAACTTCTGCTGACCGATGTGGCTGCTGCGGGAGAAGCCCGGCAGGCAGAGCTGCTGCGGCTGAAGGAGGAGTATTCGGAGCATCCGGTGCTGAATGGCCTGCAGGCGGTCCACTTCCTGGTGGAGGAGGGACTGGTGTCGCTGTATCCGGCCGGGCCGCATCAGCCGGAGGAGTTCCGGGCAATGATTCAGGAATGCTTCGACAGCCTGAAGTTCGATAAAGGGTATTATCCGCAGGCGGCTGTCAGCAGCGTGAAGCTGAAGCCGGAGGAGTTGAAGGAAGCTTTTGCCGAGATTAAGGAATGTATGGGCATGGCCCGGCAATGGGGCGCACACGGAAATGTGGTGCATTACCGCCAGCTGGAGCTTGATCTGCTGCTGAGCAAGATTCCGGCAGAGACCATGGAGCGTTACTACAGCGGCAGCCTGCGGGGGCTACTTAGCCGGGAGCCTGAATATGTTAAGGAGATGCTCCACACGCTGGAGGTCTACCTGGAGAATGACGGCCATGTGAACGAGACGGCCAAGAAGCTATTCATTCACCGCAATACGGCCACTTACCGGATTGAGAAGCTCAGTGAGCTGCTGGATGTCGATTTCAAAAAAATCAATGATCTCATGAAGCTGAAGCTGGTATTCCTGTTCCGCAGAATGCTGGAGCGCGAATAA
- a CDS encoding NTP transferase domain-containing protein: MKVAGIFLAAGRSNGAGASEGSQNRAGAGSAGAAMLSELETCGLVPLVVVVRADDPLGWLPPAGMAENMRRIETCLTAHLGLSFSLRCGLNAVASLQPDAVVIAAADQPFVAAAQIRRFIQAYEQHPELDYVTSAQEGLLMPPTLFSSTLFGGLQELDDEEGVAAIMRTKEYKGLILPQEPVQAFAENGLPESFGEYRREWSVRSGNRQ, encoded by the coding sequence ATGAAGGTGGCCGGAATCTTTTTGGCGGCAGGCCGCAGTAATGGAGCAGGGGCCTCTGAAGGTTCTCAGAACAGGGCGGGCGCGGGTTCAGCCGGTGCGGCGATGCTCAGTGAGCTGGAGACCTGCGGGCTTGTGCCGCTGGTTGTGGTGGTTCGCGCGGATGATCCTTTGGGCTGGCTGCCGCCGGCCGGGATGGCGGAGAATATGCGGCGGATTGAGACTTGCCTGACGGCCCATTTGGGCCTGTCTTTCTCCCTGCGCTGCGGCTTGAATGCTGTAGCTTCGCTTCAGCCGGATGCGGTGGTCATTGCGGCGGCAGATCAGCCGTTTGTGGCAGCGGCTCAGATCCGCCGGTTCATCCAAGCGTATGAGCAGCACCCGGAGCTTGATTATGTCACCAGTGCGCAAGAAGGATTGCTGATGCCGCCTACTCTGTTCTCAAGCACGCTGTTCGGCGGACTTCAAGAGCTGGACGATGAAGAGGGCGTAGCTGCCATTATGCGGACCAAGGAGTATAAGGGGCTCATCCTGCCGCAAGAGCCTGTTCAGGCGTTCGCAGAGAACGGGCTGCCGGAGAGCTTCGGAGAATACCGCAGAGAATGGAGCGTGCGGAGCGGGAATAGACAGTGA
- the uraD gene encoding 2-oxo-4-hydroxy-4-carboxy-5-ureidoimidazoline decarboxylase, giving the protein MTIPADRLTLEQINSLTKTDFVEHLGGIFEHSPWVAEGVYSRRPFDSVQELHAAMMEVARQAEPDQVLALLRAHPDLATRLAVSPLSAAEQQGAGLDRLTPEEFAQLTGLNAAYTAKFRFPFIFAVRGKTKEEILSAIRERVGRSLEEEHEQALLEIGAITRFRLEDLLGAE; this is encoded by the coding sequence ATGACTATACCGGCGGACCGGTTGACTCTGGAGCAGATTAACTCGCTGACAAAAACAGACTTTGTGGAACATCTCGGCGGCATCTTCGAGCATTCGCCTTGGGTAGCAGAGGGGGTGTACAGCAGGCGTCCGTTCGATTCGGTGCAGGAGCTGCATGCTGCCATGATGGAGGTAGCACGGCAGGCGGAGCCGGACCAGGTGCTGGCACTGCTGAGAGCTCACCCGGATCTGGCGACAAGACTTGCAGTTAGTCCGCTCTCGGCGGCTGAGCAGCAGGGGGCCGGACTGGACCGGCTGACACCGGAGGAATTCGCGCAGCTTACCGGGTTGAACGCCGCCTATACAGCGAAATTCCGCTTTCCCTTCATCTTCGCTGTGCGGGGCAAAACTAAAGAAGAGATTCTTAGCGCTATCCGTGAGCGGGTCGGCCGTTCGCTTGAGGAGGAGCATGAACAGGCGCTGCTGGAGATTGGTGCGATTACTCGTTTTCGGCTGGAGGATCTGCTGGGGGCGGAATAG
- the uraH gene encoding hydroxyisourate hydrolase, whose product MNGRLTTHVLDLSQGRPAAGLSLQLWRLSTGGPVLLREAVTNEDGRLDAPLLAGEEIQAGSYELLFMAGDYFRGAQAGAGEPEAKEEEEEGADAVIPFLDQIPIRFNMPDPSAHYHVPLLVAPGGYSTYRGS is encoded by the coding sequence ATGAACGGACGGCTGACAACTCATGTGCTGGATCTGTCACAGGGCAGGCCTGCTGCGGGCCTGTCGCTTCAGCTCTGGCGGCTGAGTACCGGAGGGCCTGTGCTGCTGCGTGAGGCGGTCACGAATGAGGATGGCAGGCTGGACGCTCCGCTGCTGGCGGGAGAAGAAATACAGGCCGGAAGCTATGAGCTGCTGTTTATGGCCGGTGATTATTTCCGGGGCGCTCAGGCTGGTGCCGGAGAACCGGAGGCTAAGGAGGAGGAGGAGGAGGGAGCAGACGCTGTAATCCCGTTCCTGGACCAGATTCCGATCCGCTTCAATATGCCGGACCCGTCCGCCCATTACCATGTACCGCTGCTGGTTGCACCTGGAGGATACAGCACTTATCGCGGAAGTTAA